In the Sus scrofa isolate TJ Tabasco breed Duroc chromosome 6, Sscrofa11.1, whole genome shotgun sequence genome, one interval contains:
- the LOC100736698 gene encoding olfactory receptor 10A7-like produces MPAAWAPPGAPAAPPWANLSSAGQFVLLGFAHVPALRPPLAALFLPAFLLALLGDALIVLLPALDAGLRAPMYFFLRQLALVEMCFSLDVVPRLLGTLLRPGRGVSPAGCALQLLLVLSCVSSECFLLTAMAWDRYVAICRPLRYGAIVSPRLCHRLAAACWLAGAPVALVFTVWLFRFPFCGPRGIRHFFCDIAPLLSLVCADTRVFEDNVLVATVLVIMVPFCLIATSYAQILATVLQMPSARGRRKALSTCASHLIVVVLFYGTTGVIHLRPKASYSPESKQVVSLSYTLVTPMLNPLIYSLRNKEVKAALGQVCVRGRGTHIPGAV; encoded by the coding sequence ATGCCTGCGGCCTGGGCTCCCCCGGGCGCCCCCGCTGCCCCGCCCTGGGCCAACCTGAGCTCGGCCGGCCAGTTCGTGCTGCTGGGCTTCGCGCACGTGCCCGCGCTGCGGCCGCCGCTCGCCGCGCTCTTCCTGCCCGCCTTCCTGCTCGCGCTGCTGGGCGACGCGCTCATCGTGCTGCTGCCCGCCCTGGACGCCGGCCTGCGCGcgcccatgtacttcttcctgcgCCAGCTGGCCCTGGTGGAGATGTGCTTCTCGCTGGACGTCGTGCCTCGGCTGCTGGGGACCCTGCTGCGGCCCGGGCGCGGCGTGTCGCCCGCGGGCTGcgccctgcagctgctcctggtGCTGTCCTGTGTCTCGTCTGAGTGCTTCCTTCTGACGGCCATGGCCTgggaccgctacgtggccatctgcaggCCCCTGCGCTATGGCGCCATCGTGAGCCCGCGGCTCTGCCATCGGCTGGCCGCCGCGTGCTGGCTGGCGGGCGCGCCCGTGGCTCTGGTCTTCACCGTCTGGCTGTTCCGGTTCCCCTTCTGCGGGCCGCGTGGCATCCGCCACTTCTTCTGCGACATCGCCCCTCTGCTGAGCCTGGTGTGTGCCGACACCAGGGTTTTCGAGGACAACGTGTTGGTGGCCACGGTGCTGGTTATCATGGTTCCCTTCTGTCTGATAGCCACGTCCTACGCCCAGATTCTGGCCACCGTGCTGCAGATGCCGTCGGCCAGGGGGCGCCGCAAGGCCCTGtccacctgtgcctcccacctCATCGTGGTGGTTCTGTTTTATGGCACCACGGGGGTCATCCACCTGCGACCCAAGGCCAGCTACTCCCCGGAGAGCAAGCAGGTGGTGTCCCTGTCCTACACCCTGGTGACCCCCATGCtcaaccccctcatctacagcctgCGGAACAAGGAGGTGAAGGCTGCCCTGGGGCAGGTGTGTGTTCGAGGTAGAGGGACGCATATTCCAGGAgcagtctga